In Romboutsia lituseburensis, a genomic segment contains:
- a CDS encoding motility protein A encodes MSGLIFLILGFVFLIVGFLGEGGHAAALISWTSFVIVFGGTFGSLGTSFTLKQIKNIGRVLRVAFTRKSADLVELIVYFNHVLDKAKKEGFLSLESEIEENENMDPFMKKGLQLVVDGVHPDYIRNMLEIESEMSFKRHKTYASMFESAGGTAPTMGIVGTVLGLVHVLGGLAKADMNALGASISAAFLATLYGLGSANLIFLPIATRLKNLAKDEQLQKEIIIEALSLVQEKVSSTNLTDTLKSFLDRKDQAKLDSRYLENLNKEGADVA; translated from the coding sequence ATGTCTGGTTTAATTTTTTTAATACTAGGTTTTGTATTTTTAATAGTAGGTTTTTTAGGTGAAGGTGGACATGCAGCAGCACTTATATCATGGACTTCTTTTGTAATTGTTTTTGGAGGAACTTTTGGTTCTTTGGGAACATCTTTTACTCTGAAACAAATAAAAAATATAGGTAGAGTACTACGTGTAGCATTTACTAGAAAGTCAGCAGACTTAGTAGAGTTAATTGTTTATTTTAATCACGTGTTAGATAAAGCAAAAAAAGAAGGTTTCTTAAGTCTTGAATCTGAAATAGAAGAAAATGAAAATATGGATCCATTCATGAAAAAGGGACTTCAGTTAGTGGTGGATGGAGTACACCCTGATTATATCCGAAATATGTTAGAAATCGAATCAGAAATGAGTTTTAAGAGACATAAAACTTATGCATCTATGTTTGAATCAGCTGGAGGAACAGCACCTACTATGGGGATTGTAGGGACTGTATTAGGGCTGGTACATGTTCTTGGAGGATTAGCTAAAGCTGATATGAACGCATTAGGTGCTAGCATATCAGCTGCTTTCTTAGCTACACTTTATGGACTTGGTAGTGCAAACTTAATATTTCTTCCAATAGCAACTAGGCTTAAAAATTTAGCAAAGGATGAACAATTGCAAAAAGAAATAATAATAGAAGCTCTATCATTAGTACAAGAAAAGGTAAGCTCGACTAATTTAACAGATACACTTAAAAGTTTCTTAGATAGAAAAGATCAAGCGAAGTTGGACTCTAGATATCTTGAGAATTTAAATAAGGAGGGTGCTGACGTTGCATAA
- a CDS encoding DUF3139 domain-containing protein yields the protein MKKYITILLVLIIGFTGFFIYNNYFKPWNEAEKYINKYMVEQGVLKDDIDNITKEKARNASYEGILYKLSYKDEPKYEYQYFYSDDYYAQRVNHVLLQIYDLNDGQEVRDIKELKALKYSPIYLDK from the coding sequence ATGAAAAAATATATAACTATTTTATTAGTATTAATTATAGGGTTTACGGGATTTTTTATATATAATAATTACTTTAAGCCATGGAATGAAGCTGAAAAATACATTAACAAATATATGGTAGAGCAAGGAGTTTTAAAAGATGATATAGATAATATAACAAAAGAAAAAGCAAGGAATGCAAGTTATGAAGGTATACTTTATAAGTTATCTTATAAAGACGAACCTAAATATGAATATCAATATTTTTATAGTGATGATTATTATGCTCAACGTGTAAATCATGTTTTACTACAAATATATGATTTAAATGATGGTCAAGAGGTAAGAGATATTAAGGAACTTAAAGCGCTAAAATATTCGCCAATTTATTTAGATAAATAA
- a CDS encoding sigma-54 interaction domain-containing protein yields the protein MKKRVAVMCVSKKSNEFYSNYLEDIFAKTIEFFYYSLDENGFENMIKADLYLVCSTSSNVFEYSMSCIPENSNVVISSITFKKNSIKKVRKIPQDSNALMVNLSKNMAMEAISTLNRIGINDINFIPLGPIDNMKDINEYKDIKIAVTCGESRYIPDFIEEVIDLGGRVFTERVLVEMILKLDISEIMSTKPFKSYIQDLAERDYGIDELSRKVSNIELKFDLVLDSIDIGVIGIDVNNRIFEFNKAAENILHMKKDDALGKTTDESLPFMPLNVYKDNLLTNDVKLITIKGVLVSLRTTSIVENENFKGYFAIIERFKDEEDKQRKLRLQLLNRGHKAKYEFDDIKGNCPILKKVKQIAEKMSKSNASILIYGESGTGKELFAHAIHNASPRSEMPFVAINCAALPENLLESELFGYEEGAFTGAKKGGKAGLFEYAHTGTLFLDEIENMSQSLQVKLLRVLQEKEVIRIGSEKIINIDVKIIAASNENIKDMVEQGKFRKDLYYRINALPINIPPLRDRKDDVLLIADEIKKSIGTEFKLSDEVKNVFINYEWEGNIRELRNVIEYLAYVDKPLIDIEDLPSTFLEENNFNEIFYARNFDNTLLMKILPNEKLEKYIYVLKTLYDAKKENISLGRKNISQSSQNSQCPLSEQEVRTIISYLAKKQLVEVSRGRKGTELTLKGVEMVDKMVQMDEK from the coding sequence ATGAAAAAAAGAGTTGCAGTAATGTGTGTTTCAAAAAAGTCTAATGAATTTTACTCAAATTATCTAGAAGATATATTTGCAAAAACTATAGAGTTTTTTTATTATAGCCTAGATGAAAATGGATTTGAAAATATGATAAAAGCAGACCTTTATTTAGTTTGTTCAACATCATCTAATGTTTTTGAATATTCAATGTCTTGTATACCAGAAAATAGCAATGTAGTAATATCAAGTATAACTTTTAAAAAAAATAGCATTAAAAAAGTAAGGAAAATACCACAAGATTCAAATGCTTTAATGGTTAATCTAAGTAAAAATATGGCTATGGAAGCTATATCAACATTAAATCGCATAGGTATTAATGATATAAATTTTATTCCATTAGGGCCAATTGATAATATGAAAGATATTAATGAATATAAAGATATAAAAATAGCTGTAACATGTGGTGAAAGTAGATATATTCCTGATTTCATAGAGGAGGTTATTGATTTAGGAGGAAGGGTTTTTACAGAAAGAGTTTTAGTTGAGATGATTTTGAAGCTTGATATATCGGAAATAATGAGTACTAAACCATTTAAATCTTATATACAAGATCTTGCTGAAAGAGATTATGGAATAGACGAATTAAGTAGAAAAGTATCAAATATAGAGCTTAAATTTGATTTAGTATTAGATTCAATTGATATTGGAGTAATTGGTATAGATGTTAATAATAGAATATTTGAGTTTAACAAAGCAGCAGAAAATATATTACATATGAAAAAAGATGATGCTCTAGGTAAGACTACAGATGAGTCGCTACCATTTATGCCTCTTAATGTGTATAAGGATAACTTACTAACAAATGATGTGAAGCTTATAACTATAAAAGGTGTTTTAGTTTCCCTAAGAACAACTTCAATTGTAGAAAATGAAAATTTTAAGGGATACTTCGCTATTATAGAAAGGTTTAAGGATGAAGAGGACAAGCAAAGAAAGCTAAGACTTCAATTATTAAATAGAGGTCATAAGGCAAAGTATGAATTTGATGATATAAAAGGTAATTGCCCTATATTAAAGAAGGTAAAACAAATTGCAGAAAAAATGTCTAAATCAAATGCATCTATATTAATATATGGAGAAAGTGGGACAGGGAAAGAATTATTTGCACATGCAATACATAATGCATCACCGAGAAGTGAAATGCCTTTTGTGGCTATAAACTGTGCAGCACTACCAGAAAATCTTTTGGAAAGTGAATTATTTGGATATGAAGAAGGTGCATTTACTGGTGCAAAGAAAGGTGGAAAAGCTGGTTTATTTGAATATGCTCATACAGGAACGTTGTTTCTAGATGAAATAGAAAATATGAGTCAAAGTTTACAGGTTAAGTTATTAAGGGTATTGCAAGAGAAAGAAGTTATAAGAATTGGGAGCGAAAAAATTATTAATATAGATGTTAAGATAATTGCAGCAAGTAATGAAAATATAAAAGATATGGTAGAGCAAGGGAAGTTTAGAAAAGATTTATATTATAGAATAAATGCTTTACCTATTAATATTCCACCGCTTAGAGATAGAAAAGATGATGTTTTATTAATTGCAGATGAAATAAAAAAAAGTATAGGAACTGAATTTAAGTTATCTGATGAGGTAAAAAATGTATTTATAAATTATGAATGGGAAGGAAACATAAGAGAATTAAGAAATGTAATAGAGTATTTAGCTTATGTAGACAAACCTTTGATAGATATCGAAGACTTACCATCTACATTCTTAGAGGAAAATAATTTTAATGAAATTTTTTATGCTAGAAATTTTGATAACACACTTTTAATGAAGATACTTCCAAATGAAAAATTAGAAAAGTATATATATGTCTTAAAAACACTTTATGATGCTAAAAAAGAAAATATTTCCTTAGGAAGAAAAAATATTTCTCAATCGTCACAAAATAGCCAGTGTCCTTTATCAGAACAAGAGGTTAGAACTATAATTTCATATTTAGCAAAGAAGCAGCTAGTTGAAGTTTCAAGGGGCAGAAAAGGAACTGAGTTAACTTTAAAAGGGGTAGAAATGGTTGATAAAATGGTTCAAATGGATGAGAAATAG
- a CDS encoding flagellar motor protein MotB, translating into MHKRKKHEEEEEHQNHERWLLSYADFITLLMIFFIIMYAMSTLDQKKYEKLTTALNQAMGDGTAIADTGSNMGGEIGNGLSEDAKLKKVKENLDKYLKENNLSASVSTTIEKRGLVVSFKDSLFFDSGKAEVRPEQTDKLITISKIINQSIISDSYIRIEGHTDSVPMHNEIFKSNWDLSVMRASNVAQILINKAGVKPERLSATGYGEYRPKVDNSTAEGKSTNRRVDIIIMNSQFNEVENNKK; encoded by the coding sequence TTGCATAAAAGGAAAAAACATGAGGAAGAAGAAGAGCATCAAAATCATGAACGTTGGTTACTTTCATATGCAGATTTTATAACATTATTAATGATTTTCTTTATAATAATGTATGCGATGAGTACTTTAGATCAAAAGAAATATGAGAAATTAACAACTGCTTTAAACCAAGCAATGGGCGATGGTACTGCTATTGCAGATACTGGTAGTAACATGGGCGGAGAAATAGGAAATGGATTATCTGAAGATGCTAAATTAAAAAAAGTAAAAGAAAACTTAGATAAATATTTAAAAGAAAATAATTTATCAGCAAGTGTTAGTACAACTATAGAAAAAAGAGGGTTAGTTGTTAGTTTTAAAGATTCTTTATTCTTTGATAGTGGTAAAGCTGAAGTAAGACCTGAACAAACTGATAAGTTAATTACAATAAGTAAAATTATAAATCAGTCTATAATAAGTGATAGTTATATAAGAATCGAAGGTCATACTGATTCTGTTCCTATGCACAATGAGATATTTAAATCGAACTGGGATTTATCAGTGATGAGAGCTAGTAATGTAGCTCAAATTTTAATTAATAAAGCAGGCGTAAAGCCGGAGCGATTATCTGCAACAGGATATGGAGAATATAGACCAAAGGTTGATAACAGCACGGCAGAAGGAAAGTCAACTAATAGAAGAGTAGATATAATAATTATGAACTCTCAATTTAATGAAGTTGAAAATAATAAAAAATAG
- a CDS encoding Na+/H+ antiporter NhaC family protein — translation MNEKKITKQYGAIAFLPLIIFLALYIGSGLYFTFTGAEDAFKQFPRHVALMIGIGIALLMNRTMKLDEKIEVFSKNAGNSGVMLIGLIYLLAGGFQGAARSMGGVDSVVNMGLSFIPPALLIPGVFAMSSFIATSIGTSMGTVAAMAPIAIGVAAKADLNVAIACAAVIGGAYFGDNLSIISDTTISATKGVGCEMKDKFKMNFFIALPAALITMGIYAFIGGSGQIEGDLSYSIIKIVPYIVVLITAMIGFNVVGVLIIGIIMSGAIGLATNSINFLGFIQAVGTGMEEMMSITILAILVSGLIGLVKHYGGIDWLIEKITSSIKDRKGAEYGIGLLAGLLSMSLVNNTIAIIISAPIAKEIGFKFNISPKRLASLLDIFACALLSICPHDGAMLITTGLAGISPIEVLQYAFYPILLLLSTVITIQFGLLRTKEEKEYIKASKVS, via the coding sequence ATGAATGAAAAAAAGATAACAAAACAATACGGTGCAATTGCATTCTTACCACTTATTATATTTTTAGCATTATATATAGGTAGTGGACTTTACTTTACATTTACAGGAGCTGAAGATGCATTTAAACAATTTCCAAGACACGTAGCACTTATGATTGGTATAGGAATTGCTTTACTTATGAATAGAACAATGAAGTTAGATGAAAAAATAGAAGTTTTCTCTAAAAATGCTGGTAATTCAGGGGTTATGCTTATAGGATTGATATATTTACTAGCAGGAGGTTTTCAGGGTGCAGCACGTTCTATGGGTGGAGTTGATAGTGTTGTAAATATGGGACTTTCTTTCATACCTCCTGCACTACTTATTCCAGGTGTATTTGCAATGAGTAGTTTCATAGCTACATCTATAGGAACATCAATGGGGACTGTAGCAGCGATGGCACCCATAGCTATAGGTGTTGCCGCAAAAGCAGATTTAAATGTTGCAATAGCATGCGCTGCTGTAATAGGAGGAGCTTATTTTGGTGACAATTTATCCATTATATCAGATACAACTATTTCTGCAACAAAAGGTGTTGGTTGTGAAATGAAAGATAAGTTTAAGATGAACTTCTTTATAGCACTTCCAGCAGCATTAATTACAATGGGAATATACGCATTCATAGGTGGATCTGGTCAAATAGAGGGCGACTTATCATACAGCATAATTAAAATAGTACCATATATTGTAGTGCTTATAACTGCGATGATAGGATTCAATGTTGTGGGTGTATTGATTATAGGAATTATAATGAGTGGAGCTATAGGATTAGCAACTAACTCGATAAATTTTTTAGGATTTATTCAAGCAGTAGGAACTGGAATGGAAGAAATGATGAGTATTACTATACTTGCAATATTGGTTTCTGGATTGATAGGACTTGTTAAGCATTATGGTGGTATAGATTGGTTAATTGAAAAAATAACATCTAGCATAAAAGATAGAAAAGGGGCAGAGTATGGAATTGGTCTACTTGCTGGATTACTTTCAATGTCTCTTGTAAACAACACAATAGCGATAATAATATCTGCTCCAATAGCTAAAGAAATAGGTTTTAAATTTAATATTTCACCAAAGAGACTTGCTAGTTTATTAGACATATTTGCTTGTGCATTACTTTCAATTTGTCCACATGATGGAGCTATGTTAATAACAACTGGACTTGCAGGTATATCTCCAATTGAAGTATTACAATATGCATTTTATCCAATTCTTCTGCTACTATCAACAGTTATAACCATCCAATTTGGATTATTAAGAACAAAAGAAGAAAAAGAGTATATAAAAGCATCAAAAGTAAGTTAG
- a CDS encoding MalY/PatB family protein, with amino-acid sequence MKYNFDKIVNRINNNSAKWNEMEKNFGKKDLIPMWIADMDFETAPEILEEMKNKLAQKIFGYVSRPDSYYQSAIDWSKKRYNYDIEPTSIIHSPGVIPTISILLKNFAKNTDKIMIQTPVYPPFAGTVKNSNKTLIENKLIQDDNGNWKIDFEDFEDKAKDENLKWFILCNPHNPVGRVWKKEELQKIADICLKYDVRVIADEIWRDLVYRGHEFTAFASLSKEVENITITCFSATKTFNLAGLQASFAVFPRKDELDLFDSKLGALDIKRNNPFSLVAMEAAFNKGEEWLDELVEYLEGNVDFVIDYVKKNIPKVKIIKPEGTYLVWFDFRELNLSNQEISKALIEEGKVALNNGTSFGDVDSKFFRMNIACPRYMVQDAIERVDKAVKLLEKDPALI; translated from the coding sequence ATGAAATATAATTTTGATAAAATAGTAAATAGAATAAATAACAATTCTGCTAAGTGGAATGAGATGGAAAAGAACTTCGGTAAAAAGGACTTAATTCCAATGTGGATAGCTGATATGGATTTTGAAACAGCTCCAGAAATATTAGAAGAAATGAAAAATAAATTAGCTCAAAAAATATTTGGATATGTATCAAGACCAGATTCATATTATCAAAGTGCAATAGATTGGTCAAAAAAAAGATATAACTATGATATAGAACCTACATCAATAATACATTCACCTGGTGTAATTCCAACTATATCTATATTATTAAAGAATTTTGCTAAAAATACAGATAAAATAATGATACAAACGCCTGTATATCCACCTTTCGCAGGTACTGTTAAAAACAGTAACAAAACACTAATAGAAAATAAACTTATACAAGATGACAATGGAAATTGGAAAATTGACTTTGAAGATTTTGAGGATAAAGCTAAAGATGAAAACTTAAAGTGGTTTATATTATGTAATCCTCATAATCCAGTAGGAAGAGTATGGAAAAAAGAGGAACTACAAAAAATAGCAGATATATGCTTAAAGTATGACGTAAGAGTTATAGCAGATGAAATATGGAGAGACTTAGTTTATAGAGGACATGAGTTTACAGCATTTGCATCATTATCTAAAGAAGTAGAAAACATTACAATAACTTGTTTTTCAGCAACAAAAACATTTAACTTAGCAGGATTACAAGCGTCATTTGCAGTATTTCCAAGAAAAGACGAATTAGATTTATTTGATTCTAAACTGGGAGCGCTAGATATAAAAAGAAATAATCCATTTAGTTTAGTAGCTATGGAGGCTGCATTTAATAAAGGTGAAGAATGGTTAGATGAACTTGTAGAGTACTTAGAAGGAAATGTTGATTTTGTTATAGACTATGTAAAAAAAAATATACCAAAAGTAAAAATAATTAAGCCAGAAGGAACATATTTAGTATGGTTTGATTTTAGAGAATTAAATTTAAGCAACCAAGAAATATCAAAAGCTCTTATTGAGGAAGGAAAAGTTGCTTTAAATAATGGAACATCATTTGGAGATGTAGACTCTAAGTTCTTTAGAATGAATATAGCTTGCCCAAGATACATGGTACAAGATGCAATTGAAAGAGTGGATAAGGCTGTTAAACTACTTGAAAAAGACCCAGCTTTAATATAA
- a CDS encoding ATP-binding protein — protein sequence MNFIDTLKSVDLVLLTGEVPLVVGQSGIGKTALAKKLAKENKWSLIVIDGNLLKEGEIGGLPTIESYVGVNSNGSQIEKKTTVYAVHNKLKEIDEEISKGNIVLLFIDEINRCEHTVQQELMNLILNREINGYKLNEDVKILAAMNPSSKYGSDFDYQVVDMDAAQENRFVWLNMEPDYTQWLNWAISVGIEQKVVEFISTFPEYLHKINESDVSATPRSYERVSKSYKVYKEQKDSIPRAVFLNVLKGNIGKVIAEEFISFVESEASPLISYEDVFLGKTLSDSTIEKVKNEGHTRLYLSATNILKALESNIKNDINNSNYYINRFIEFLKLYPGDLMVGIMKDIKNNYIQVYRLAIENEDFVEAYFQTYSLIRG from the coding sequence ATGAATTTTATAGATACATTAAAGAGCGTTGACTTAGTATTATTAACAGGTGAAGTGCCTCTAGTAGTTGGACAGAGTGGAATCGGAAAAACAGCTTTAGCTAAAAAACTTGCTAAAGAAAATAAATGGAGTTTAATTGTTATTGATGGTAATTTACTTAAAGAAGGTGAAATAGGAGGTCTTCCAACTATAGAATCTTATGTAGGTGTTAACTCTAATGGTAGTCAAATCGAAAAGAAAACAACAGTTTATGCTGTTCATAATAAGTTAAAAGAAATCGATGAAGAAATATCTAAAGGAAATATAGTTTTATTATTTATAGATGAGATAAATCGTTGTGAACATACCGTGCAACAAGAACTTATGAACTTAATATTAAATAGAGAAATCAATGGATATAAGCTAAACGAAGATGTAAAAATATTAGCAGCAATGAATCCATCAAGCAAGTATGGATCAGACTTTGATTATCAAGTTGTTGATATGGATGCGGCTCAAGAAAATAGATTTGTATGGTTAAATATGGAGCCAGATTATACGCAATGGCTAAATTGGGCTATAAGTGTAGGAATTGAACAAAAAGTTGTAGAGTTTATATCAACTTTCCCGGAATACTTACACAAGATAAATGAAAGTGATGTATCTGCAACTCCAAGAAGTTATGAAAGAGTATCTAAAAGTTATAAAGTTTATAAAGAGCAAAAAGATTCAATACCAAGAGCTGTATTTTTAAATGTGCTAAAAGGTAATATTGGAAAAGTTATTGCAGAGGAATTTATTAGTTTTGTTGAATCAGAGGCTAGTCCATTAATATCTTATGAAGATGTATTTTTAGGTAAAACATTAAGTGATTCTACAATAGAAAAAGTAAAAAATGAAGGTCACACAAGACTTTATTTATCAGCAACAAATATTTTAAAGGCTTTAGAATCGAATATTAAAAATGATATTAATAACTCAAATTATTATATAAATAGATTTATTGAATTTTTAAAACTATATCCTGGAGATTTAATGGTAGGTATTATGAAAGATATTAAAAATAATTATATTCAAGTCTACAGATTAGCTATAGAGAATGAAGATTTTGTAGAAGCATATTTTCAAACTTATAGCTTAATAAGAGGATAA
- a CDS encoding YoaK family protein has translation MDTKGVMQRYKIKARLNSVTSESVHLGVFLAIVGGFLDAYTFVGRGGVFANAQTGNIVLVGVEISKGDFAQALMYVPPILAFILGVIVTEIIKKRSPLILIRDSARVILIIEIILLFIIGFLPKTVPDSFVNVVISFVSSVQICTFRKLVDSPYSTTMTTGNLRTASYEAYIAITKKNRESAIRSIRYFTIIFSFLFGAFIGGRATIYIGNKSIWIAAFILIFSLILFSIDERICSSI, from the coding sequence TTGGATACTAAAGGTGTAATGCAGAGATATAAGATAAAAGCACGTCTGAATAGTGTTACATCCGAATCCGTACATCTAGGGGTATTTCTTGCAATTGTTGGAGGATTTTTGGATGCATATACATTTGTAGGTAGAGGTGGAGTTTTTGCAAATGCTCAAACAGGGAATATTGTATTAGTGGGGGTAGAGATTTCCAAAGGTGATTTTGCACAAGCATTAATGTATGTACCACCTATTTTAGCTTTTATATTAGGCGTAATAGTTACTGAAATAATAAAGAAAAGGTCACCACTAATTTTAATAAGGGATTCAGCGCGTGTAATATTAATTATTGAAATCATATTACTTTTTATAATAGGTTTTTTACCTAAGACTGTTCCAGACAGTTTTGTTAATGTTGTAATTTCATTTGTATCTTCAGTACAAATATGTACATTTCGTAAGTTAGTTGACTCTCCATATAGCACAACAATGACTACAGGTAATTTAAGGACGGCTTCATATGAAGCTTATATTGCCATCACAAAAAAAAATCGTGAATCAGCTATAAGATCCATTCGATATTTTACAATTATTTTTTCATTTTTATTTGGAGCTTTTATAGGAGGTAGAGCGACTATATATATAGGAAATAAATCAATATGGATTGCAGCCTTTATATTAATTTTTTCTCTTATTTTATTTAGTATAGATGAGAGAATATGTAGTTCTATATAA
- the gltS gene encoding sodium/glutamate symporter, translating to MELNLNIYETMALVSVIFYIGKYIRNKFSVLSKYCIPPSVVGGFIFAILVLILKLNNIATINLDTSLQELFMTAFFTSIGFTASFKLLKQGGIKVITFLGLAILLVVLQNIVGVSLASVFNLNPLLGLCTGSIPMVGGHGTAGSFGPMIENMGITGATTVSFASATFGLIMGSLIGGLVARSLINNHKLKTVHDENSSTPIDEVGDYNEESHNILCHKTLMTAAGLLFVAMGLGSIISDFIQKLGLTFPSYIGAMLTAAIIRNIYDLMNKKILEKEIETLGGLSLSFFLTMALMGLKLWELFDLALPLVIMLIAQVMLVGLFAYFITFRVLGGNYEAAVFASATCGFAMGATPNAIANMDELTNRYGFAPTPYFVVPIVGCLFIDFFNSTIITLFINFIH from the coding sequence ATGGAATTAAATTTAAACATATATGAAACTATGGCATTAGTTTCAGTCATATTTTATATAGGTAAATATATAAGAAATAAATTTTCTGTACTATCAAAATATTGTATTCCACCATCAGTGGTAGGTGGATTTATATTTGCGATATTAGTACTTATACTTAAATTAAATAATATAGCCACAATAAATTTAGATACATCATTACAAGAATTATTCATGACAGCATTCTTTACTAGTATAGGATTTACTGCTAGTTTTAAATTATTAAAGCAAGGTGGAATTAAAGTAATAACATTCCTCGGATTAGCTATACTTTTAGTAGTACTTCAAAATATAGTTGGTGTAAGTCTTGCATCAGTATTTAATTTAAATCCTTTACTTGGACTTTGTACTGGCTCAATACCTATGGTTGGAGGTCATGGGACGGCGGGTTCATTTGGACCAATGATTGAAAATATGGGTATCACTGGTGCGACTACAGTATCATTTGCATCAGCAACATTTGGATTAATTATGGGAAGTTTAATCGGTGGATTAGTAGCAAGATCATTAATAAATAATCACAAATTAAAAACTGTACATGATGAAAACTCAAGTACTCCTATAGATGAAGTTGGAGATTACAATGAGGAAAGTCACAATATATTATGTCATAAAACATTAATGACTGCAGCTGGGCTTTTATTTGTAGCTATGGGACTTGGTTCTATCATCTCTGATTTTATACAAAAATTAGGATTAACATTCCCTTCATATATAGGTGCAATGTTAACAGCAGCTATCATAAGAAATATTTATGATCTTATGAATAAGAAAATTTTAGAAAAAGAAATCGAAACTTTAGGTGGATTAAGCTTATCTTTCTTTTTAACTATGGCATTAATGGGGCTTAAGCTTTGGGAACTATTTGATTTAGCATTACCACTTGTAATTATGCTGATTGCTCAAGTTATGCTAGTAGGTTTATTTGCTTACTTTATAACATTTAGAGTGCTTGGAGGTAATTATGAAGCAGCGGTATTTGCATCTGCTACTTGTGGTTTTGCAATGGGTGCTACTCCGAATGCTATAGCTAATATGGATGAGCTTACAAATAGGTACGGATTCGCTCCTACTCCTTACTTTGTAGTTCCAATAGTTGGTTGTTTATTTATTGATTTTTTTAACTCGACTATTATAACACTTTTCATAAACTTTATACACTAA